The Pseudomonas graminis region AGATCACTCTCGCCCCTTTCAGAAGTGATACCAAGCCGAAGGACGCTGACTTCCTCGCCCAGGAAAACCAGCAGGGCAGCGGCACCCTCGACAAGAAAGCGGTGCCGAAGACCACCGAAATCGCCCCCTATCAAGACAACCAGATCAACAAGGTCACGCCACCGCCTGCGGCCAAACCGGTGGTCAAGCAGGACGCGCCGAAGACCGCTGTCGCCACGAAAGCCCAGTCTCCGCAAAAGACCGTCGCCAAGCGCAATGAGGTCAAGCCGGAAGAACAGAAGAAAGTCGCACCGACCATCGACAGCACGCAGCTGAACAGCGAAATCGCCAGCCTCGAAGCCGAGCTGGCGGATGAGCAGCAGGCCTACGCCAAGCGTCCGAAGATCCACCGCCTGAGCGCCGCCTCGACCATGCGCGACAAAGGTGCCTGGTACAAAGAAGACTGGCGCAAGAAGATCGAGCGCATCGGCAACCTGAATTATCCGGACGAAGCGCGCCGCAAGCAGATCTACGGCAGCCTGCGGATGATGGTGTCGATCAATCGCGACGGCTCACTGTATGAAGTCTTGGTTCTCGAGTCGTCGGGTCAGCCGCTGCTGGATCAGGCCGCGCAGAAGATTGTCCGGCTGGCCGCACCGTTTGCGCCGTTCAGTGGCGATCTGGCCGATATCGACCGGCTTGAAATCATCCGTACCTGGAAATTCGCGCGCGGGGACAAGCTGTCGAGTAATTGATCAGCCAATGCCGCGCACTATGAAACCTGACCTGCGTCGCGATTTATCCGCCCGTGAGTCGGTTCTGCCAGTTGTCACAACAGCCCCGCGACGCCACACTAGGGCTCATGAAAAACGTCTCTCCGTCGTACCTCAAACACCAGTTTCTGATCGCCATGCCCCACATGCACGATGAGAACTTCGCCCAGACCTTGACCTACATCGTCGAGCACAACGCCAATGGCGCCATGGGCCTGATCGTCAACCGACCGCAAAGCCTGTCGCTGGCAGATGTCCTTGAACAGCTGCGCCCCGAATTGCCGCCTCCTGCGCGGTGCAGGGATATCCCCATTCACCTCGGCGGGCCGGTGCAAACAGATCGCGGCTTTGTCCTGCACCCTTCCGGTCAGGTCTTCCAGGCGACGGTCGACCTGGGTGGCATTTCGCTCTCGACCTCCCAGGACGTGCTTTTCTCTATCGCAGACGGCTACGGCCCTGATCAAAATCTGATCACCCTCGGCTATGCCGGCTGGGACGCCGGCCAGCTGGACGCCGAGTTTGCAGCCAACGCCTGGCTCAACTGCGCGTTCGACCCGGCAATCCTTTTCGACGTCGAAAGCGAAGACCGCCTCGACGCCGCTGCCGCTAAACTGGGCGTCAACCTGAACCTGCTGACCAGCCAGGCGGGTCACGCCTGATGGCCGGACTGCGCCTGCTGCTGGGGTTCGACTACGGCACCAAACAGATCGGCGTGGCGGTCGGCCAGGTGATCACCGGGCAGGCGCGCGAACTCTGCACATTGAAAGCGCAGAACGGCGTGCCGGACTGGGACAAGGTTCAGGCGCTGATCAGCGAGTGGAAACCGGACGCCATCGTCGTCGGCCTGCCGCTGAACATGGACGGCACGCCGAGCGAGATGAGCGCCCGTGCCGAGAAGTTTTCGCGCAAGCTCAATGGCCGCTTCAACCTGCCGGTCTACACCCACGACGAACGCCTGACCACGTTTGAAGCCAAAGGCGAACGCGCCTCTCGCGGCCAGCACGGCAGCTACCGGGACAATCCCGTGGACGCCATCGCCGCAGCGCTTCTGCTGCAAAGCTGGCTGGAAGCCAACACCGCGCTGTTTGAAACCTGATCCATCTACGCTGCATCGAATTCGATTTACCCCGGACGTTCGTGCAGCGCACGCCGGGGCACCTGAAGGAGCAACCATGAGCCTGCCAAATCCCGCCGAACTGATCAGCCAGATGGCGATTGATCTCAACGCGCACCTGAACAAACGCGGCATCCAGGAGCCTCGTTTCATCGGCATTCGCACCGGTGGCGTGTGGGTCGCGCAGGCGCTCCTTGAAGCGCTCAACATCCAGTCGCCGCTGGGTACGCTGGACGTCTCCTTTTATCGCGACGACTTCAGCCAGAACGGCCTGCACCCGCAAGTGCGACCGTCAGAGCTGCCGTTCGAGATCGAAGGCCAGCACCTGGTGCTGATCGATGACGTGCTGATGAGCGGGCGCACCATTCGTGCAGCGCTCAACGAACTGTTCGATTACGGCCGCCCGGCCAGCGTGACCCTGGTGTCGCTGCTGGACCTGGACGCCGCCGACCTGCCAATCCGCCCGAACGTGACGGGCGCGACCCTGTCATTGGGGCCTAACGAACGGGTCAAGCTGTCCGGGCCAACGCCGCTGACGCTTGAACTGCAAGACCTTTCCACCGATTCCGCCGCCCTCTAAGAGTCCTTTGCGATGACGCCTCTCGACGCCAAGCGCCCGCTGCAACTGAACCATCAGGGCCAGCTGCAGCACTTTCTCTCCCTCGACGGTTTGCCCCGCGAACTGCTCACCGAAATCCTCGACACCGCCGACTCGTTCCTCGAAGTCGGCGCCCGGGCGGTGAAGAAGGTCCCGCTGCTGCGCGGCAAAACCGTGTGCAACGTGTTCTTCGAAAACTCGACCCGCACCCGCACCACGTTCGAGCTCGCGGCGCAGAGGTTGTCGGCGGATGTCATCACGTTAAACGTGTCGACCTCCTCCACCAGCAAGGGCGAGACGCTGTTCGATACGCTGCGCAACCTTGAGGCCATGGCCGCCGACATGTTCGTCGTGCGCCACGGTGACTCCGGTGCGGCGCACTTCATCGCCGAACATGTCAGCCCGCAGGTGGCGATCATCAACGGCGGCGACGGCCGTCATGCACACCCGACCCAAGGCATGCTGGACATGCTGACCATCCGCCGCCACAAGGGCAATTTCGAGAACCTCTCGGTGGCGATCGTCGGCGATATCCTGCATTCCCGCGTCGCGCGCTCGAACATGATCGCGCTCAAAGCGCTGGGCTGCCCGGACATCCGCGTGGTCGCGCCAAAAACGCTGCTGCCGGTGGGCGTCGAGCAGTACGGCGTGAAGGTCTACACCGACCTGACCGCAGGCCTGAAGGACGTCGACGTGGTGATCATGCTGCGCCTGCAACGCGAGCGCATGTCGGGCGGCCTGCTGCCGAGCGAGGGTGAGTTCTACCGGCTGTTCGGTCTGACCACTGCGCGCCTGGCCGGCGCCAAGCCCGATGCCATCGTGATGCACCCAGGCCCGATCAACCGGGGCGTGGAGATCGAATCGGCAGTAGCAGACGGCCCTCATTCGGTCATTCTCAATCAGGTGACCTACGGCATCGCCGTGCGCATGGCCGTTCTGTCCATGGCCATGAGTGGCCAAACCGCACAACGTCAGTTCGAGCAGGAGATCGCCCAGTGAAGTTCAGCATCCTCGGCGCTCGCGTCATCGACCCTGTCAGCGGTCTGGATCAAGTCACCGACATCCACCTCGAAGCGGGCAAGGTGCTCGCCCTTGGCGCGGCACCCGCCGGCTTCAGCCCTACGGAAACCATCGACGCCGCCGGCTTGATCGCCGCCCCCGGGCTGGTTGACCTGAACGTGTCGTTGCGCGAGCCGGGTTACAGCCGCAAGGGCAACATCGCCAGCGAAACCCGTGCAGCGGCGGCAGGCGGCGTCACCAGCCTGTGCTGCCCGCCGCGGACCAAACCGGTGCTCGACACCTCCGCCGTTGCCGAGCTGATCCTTGATCGCGCCCGCGAAGCCGGCCACAGCAAGGTCTTCCCCATTGGTGCGTTGAGCAAGGGCCTGGAAGGCGAGCAATTGGCCGAGCTGATTGCCCTGCGCGACGCGGGCTGCGTGGCATTCACCAATGGCATGGTGAATTTCCGCAGCAATCGCACGCTGTGCCGTGCCCTCGAATACGCGGCGACGTTCGATCTGACCGTGATTTTCAACTCCCAGGACCACGATCTCGCTGAAGGCGGCCTGGCCCACGACGGGCCGACGGCTGCGTTTCTGGGCCTGCCGGGTATTCCGGAGACGGCTGAAACGGTGGCACTGGCGCGGGACCTGTTGCTGGTCGAGCAAAGCGGTGTGCGCGCGCATTTCACGCAACTGACCAGTGCGCGCGGTGTGGCGTTGATTGCTCAGGCCCAGGCCCGAGGTCTGCCGGTGACGGCGGACGTTGCGCTATATCAGTTGATCCTGACCGACGAGGCGCTGACCGGCTTTTCGAGCCTGTACCACGTGCAGCCGCCGCTGCGCACACGTGCAGACCGCGACGCATTGCGCGAAGCAGTGAAGTCGGGCGTGGTGCAGGCGATCTCCAGCCATCACCAACCCCATGAGCGTGACGCAAAACTGGCCCCGTTCGGCGCGACCGAGCCGGGCATCAGCAGCGTGGAGTTGTTGCTGCCCCTGGCGATGACGCTGGTCGAAGACGGCCTGCTGGACCTGCCGACGCTGCTGGCACGCCTCAGCTCCGGACCCGCCGCTGCGCTGCGCCTGCCGGCCGGAACACTGACCGCCGGCTCGCCTGCGGACGTGGTGCTGTTCGATCCCGCCGCTTCTACGGTTGTAGGCGAGAAGTGGCTGTCGAGAGGCGAAAACTGCCCGTTCCTCGGCCATTGTCTGCCGAGCGCCGTGAAGTACACGTTTGTGGATGGGCGGGTTAGCTATAACGGGTGAGATGCCCAACCTCAGGCAGACGTTGATGATGTGGGAGCGAGCGTGCTCGCGAAGGCTCACTTTCAGCCTCAGAGAAAGTGGCTGAATGCACCGGCCCCTTTGTGAGCACGCTCACTCCCACAGGTTTTGTGTCGCGCGCTGCCTTCTCCGATGACTCGCCTCATGGTGGGAGGATCTCTCTCACTTCC contains the following coding sequences:
- a CDS encoding energy transducer TonB; translated protein: MNAAVDDDLPLSLTRTGVRPADRLGFTLMIAALVHLAVILGVGFTYVKPEKISQTLEITLAPFRSDTKPKDADFLAQENQQGSGTLDKKAVPKTTEIAPYQDNQINKVTPPPAAKPVVKQDAPKTAVATKAQSPQKTVAKRNEVKPEEQKKVAPTIDSTQLNSEIASLEAELADEQQAYAKRPKIHRLSAASTMRDKGAWYKEDWRKKIERIGNLNYPDEARRKQIYGSLRMMVSINRDGSLYEVLVLESSGQPLLDQAAQKIVRLAAPFAPFSGDLADIDRLEIIRTWKFARGDKLSSN
- a CDS encoding YqgE/AlgH family protein yields the protein MKNVSPSYLKHQFLIAMPHMHDENFAQTLTYIVEHNANGAMGLIVNRPQSLSLADVLEQLRPELPPPARCRDIPIHLGGPVQTDRGFVLHPSGQVFQATVDLGGISLSTSQDVLFSIADGYGPDQNLITLGYAGWDAGQLDAEFAANAWLNCAFDPAILFDVESEDRLDAAAAKLGVNLNLLTSQAGHA
- the ruvX gene encoding Holliday junction resolvase RuvX, translating into MAGLRLLLGFDYGTKQIGVAVGQVITGQARELCTLKAQNGVPDWDKVQALISEWKPDAIVVGLPLNMDGTPSEMSARAEKFSRKLNGRFNLPVYTHDERLTTFEAKGERASRGQHGSYRDNPVDAIAAALLLQSWLEANTALFET
- the pyrR gene encoding bifunctional pyr operon transcriptional regulator/uracil phosphoribosyltransferase PyrR → MSLPNPAELISQMAIDLNAHLNKRGIQEPRFIGIRTGGVWVAQALLEALNIQSPLGTLDVSFYRDDFSQNGLHPQVRPSELPFEIEGQHLVLIDDVLMSGRTIRAALNELFDYGRPASVTLVSLLDLDAADLPIRPNVTGATLSLGPNERVKLSGPTPLTLELQDLSTDSAAL
- a CDS encoding aspartate carbamoyltransferase catalytic subunit — translated: MTPLDAKRPLQLNHQGQLQHFLSLDGLPRELLTEILDTADSFLEVGARAVKKVPLLRGKTVCNVFFENSTRTRTTFELAAQRLSADVITLNVSTSSTSKGETLFDTLRNLEAMAADMFVVRHGDSGAAHFIAEHVSPQVAIINGGDGRHAHPTQGMLDMLTIRRHKGNFENLSVAIVGDILHSRVARSNMIALKALGCPDIRVVAPKTLLPVGVEQYGVKVYTDLTAGLKDVDVVIMLRLQRERMSGGLLPSEGEFYRLFGLTTARLAGAKPDAIVMHPGPINRGVEIESAVADGPHSVILNQVTYGIAVRMAVLSMAMSGQTAQRQFEQEIAQ
- a CDS encoding dihydroorotase produces the protein MKFSILGARVIDPVSGLDQVTDIHLEAGKVLALGAAPAGFSPTETIDAAGLIAAPGLVDLNVSLREPGYSRKGNIASETRAAAAGGVTSLCCPPRTKPVLDTSAVAELILDRAREAGHSKVFPIGALSKGLEGEQLAELIALRDAGCVAFTNGMVNFRSNRTLCRALEYAATFDLTVIFNSQDHDLAEGGLAHDGPTAAFLGLPGIPETAETVALARDLLLVEQSGVRAHFTQLTSARGVALIAQAQARGLPVTADVALYQLILTDEALTGFSSLYHVQPPLRTRADRDALREAVKSGVVQAISSHHQPHERDAKLAPFGATEPGISSVELLLPLAMTLVEDGLLDLPTLLARLSSGPAAALRLPAGTLTAGSPADVVLFDPAASTVVGEKWLSRGENCPFLGHCLPSAVKYTFVDGRVSYNG